Proteins found in one Paenibacillus borealis genomic segment:
- a CDS encoding ABC transporter ATP-binding protein, which yields MDSTEEPVISIAGLWMNYSDRMVLRGIDLEVYRGQIIGYIGPNGAGKSTTVKIMLGLVEGYNGTVRIFGRDISDGDTAYKRRIGYVPEVAELYDSLTAREYLTFTGELYGMRNTDADLRAEKLMRLLNLDKAYDMRIASYSKGMKQKVLLIASMLHDPDILFLDEPLSGLDANSVMVVKEIFATLAARGKTIFYSSHIMDVVEKISSRIILLDGGDIVADGTFAQLREQSREGSLEEIFNQLTGFDKYREIASEFVAVIGEGAPHE from the coding sequence GTGGATTCTACAGAAGAACCGGTCATTTCAATTGCAGGATTATGGATGAATTACAGTGACAGAATGGTGCTGCGGGGAATTGATCTGGAGGTATACCGCGGGCAGATTATCGGATATATCGGACCCAATGGCGCCGGCAAGAGCACCACTGTCAAAATCATGCTGGGGCTCGTGGAAGGCTATAACGGGACCGTGCGTATTTTTGGCAGAGATATCTCAGACGGGGACACGGCCTATAAAAGAAGAATCGGCTATGTGCCGGAGGTAGCGGAACTGTATGACAGCCTGACTGCCAGGGAATATCTTACATTTACCGGAGAGCTGTACGGGATGAGGAATACGGACGCTGATCTCAGGGCGGAGAAGCTGATGCGGCTGCTGAACCTGGACAAAGCTTACGATATGCGGATTGCCTCCTACTCCAAGGGTATGAAGCAGAAGGTGCTGCTGATTGCCAGCATGCTGCATGACCCGGATATTCTGTTCCTGGACGAGCCGCTCAGCGGTCTGGATGCCAACAGTGTAATGGTGGTGAAGGAGATTTTTGCAACACTTGCGGCCAGGGGCAAAACGATCTTTTATTCCTCGCATATTATGGACGTAGTGGAGAAGATCAGCAGCCGGATTATTTTGCTGGACGGGGGAGATATCGTTGCGGACGGAACGTTCGCGCAGCTGCGTGAGCAGAGCCGGGAGGGCTCGCTGGAGGAGATTTTCAATCAGCTGACCGGCTTTGACAAGTACAGGGAGATCGCGAGTGAGTTCGTTGCTGTTATTGGAGAAGGTGCGCCGCATGAGTGA
- a CDS encoding methyl-accepting chemotaxis protein, protein MKLATKLTWMMLIVLLVVGSSIGFFGYNAAYKQIDEAAGIELVGCANITTGLIDPADIAALAAGDTSKLSAIEDRIGWINEHKPIFKEAFILSLDGKVLAADARFKERGYKAGDPFYFSDEDKEMITTMKHSAYSKVYTYQGTSLKTGYGPIYQDHDPTKPIIALMAISFDGPLIQTRTMEIITQPFIIGGSILIVAIIAAYLMIRRMVSPLTKLSASVNTVAKGDLSREPMTFKSKDEIGQLARDFNDMTLNLRNLITQVNDTSMLVASSSQELSASAQETNRAGEHSVNVTIDLADGAHTQLQNLEGSYKAVQEMSHFITEIADNADSAMNNAALNAQKARTGRESMDSTTSQMAIVSGSISDLSGIIQTLGSHSKEIENIVGTIASIAEETNLLSLNAAIEAARAGEEGRGFAVVAGSVRKLAERSAKSAGQIGELVSLIVNQMDKAGETMKRSTEEMHQGKEMIIAAGHSFSEIETSVSDMSSQSQQISATVRELALISDGLVTAIQKIVAVSNQTAEGAETLSASSQEQLAAMEEVESSAAFLSSLAEKLQVLVENFKIAP, encoded by the coding sequence ATGAAATTGGCAACAAAATTAACTTGGATGATGCTGATTGTACTGCTTGTGGTGGGATCATCCATTGGTTTCTTCGGTTATAATGCTGCTTATAAGCAAATCGATGAAGCCGCAGGGATTGAACTGGTAGGCTGTGCCAATATAACTACCGGCCTTATCGATCCCGCCGATATAGCAGCTCTGGCTGCAGGCGATACGAGCAAGTTAAGTGCCATTGAAGACCGCATAGGCTGGATTAATGAACACAAGCCTATTTTTAAGGAAGCGTTCATCCTCTCGCTGGACGGCAAGGTGCTGGCCGCTGACGCACGGTTCAAAGAACGAGGATATAAAGCAGGAGATCCCTTCTATTTCTCCGATGAAGATAAAGAAATGATTACCACCATGAAGCATTCCGCATACTCCAAAGTATATACATATCAAGGAACCTCGCTTAAAACCGGCTACGGCCCCATTTATCAGGACCATGACCCTACCAAACCAATCATTGCTTTAATGGCAATTAGCTTTGACGGCCCACTGATTCAGACACGGACGATGGAAATTATTACTCAACCCTTCATTATCGGGGGTTCGATTCTGATTGTGGCCATTATTGCCGCATATCTGATGATCCGCCGTATGGTAAGCCCGCTCACCAAACTGTCCGCTTCCGTCAACACCGTAGCCAAAGGTGATCTTAGCCGGGAACCGATGACCTTCAAGAGCAAGGATGAAATCGGCCAACTGGCCCGCGACTTCAATGATATGACACTGAATTTACGCAATTTGATTACACAGGTTAATGATACCTCCATGCTGGTCGCCTCTTCCTCCCAGGAGCTCTCTGCAAGCGCACAGGAGACCAACCGCGCCGGGGAACACAGCGTCAATGTTACCATCGACTTGGCAGACGGCGCACATACCCAATTACAGAATCTCGAAGGCAGCTACAAAGCCGTACAGGAAATGTCGCATTTCATTACCGAAATCGCCGACAATGCGGACAGCGCCATGAATAACGCTGCCCTCAATGCCCAGAAAGCCCGTACAGGCCGTGAGTCTATGGATTCAACCACGTCACAGATGGCGATTGTGAGCGGTAGTATTTCCGATCTCTCTGGCATTATTCAGACGCTTGGCAGCCATTCTAAGGAGATTGAGAATATTGTCGGCACTATTGCCAGTATTGCCGAAGAGACGAATCTGTTATCCCTGAATGCGGCAATCGAAGCTGCACGTGCCGGGGAAGAAGGCCGGGGATTCGCCGTGGTTGCGGGCTCCGTACGCAAGCTGGCAGAACGTTCAGCGAAGTCTGCCGGCCAGATTGGTGAACTGGTCAGTCTGATTGTGAATCAGATGGACAAAGCCGGAGAGACCATGAAACGTTCCACAGAAGAGATGCACCAAGGCAAAGAGATGATCATCGCTGCCGGACATTCCTTCTCCGAGATCGAGACCTCCGTATCCGATATGTCTTCGCAGAGCCAGCAGATCTCGGCAACGGTCCGGGAGCTCGCGCTGATCTCCGATGGCCTTGTAACCGCGATTCAGAAGATTGTAGCCGTCTCTAACCAGACAGCTGAAGGTGCAGAAACCTTATCAGCCTCTTCGCAGGAACAGCTTGCCGCCATGGAGGAAGTGGAATCTTCCGCTGCCTTCCTCTCGTCCCTCGCCGAGAAGCTGCAGGTATTGGTCGAGAACTTTAAAATAGCCCCATAA
- a CDS encoding putative bifunctional diguanylate cyclase/phosphodiesterase produces MDQMGIHYNIWIVLLSFALAATAAYSALNLISQVSHSMGRVRRLWLLSGACVLGSGIWAMHFVGILASHLPFKVSYHPGTAVLSLLVSMFSCYAALQIATASRQRMWRFLIGGAVLGGGISLMHYIGMSSMVMEAKVHYEIKTQVLSVLIALLAAYTGVFMFRRFKDYTGFSRWKLYSALSIALAVTGMHYTSLTTSHLQYENWPGTNPVLMEADVILLTGISLVTLFMLALSGGAVFLDRHVLERMAYHDPLTELPNRHGLERYFKDDFFGGNSGAVFFVDLDRFKSINDTLGHDIGDLLLREVSERLTRCVGGKGKVFRLGGDEFLIALPDCTIGAAEEEAQHILQELKKSYSIEGNELYVTASVGISMTPAHGTDRSALMKAADTALYTSKDSGKNKFSVFDLEMNRHQVRRMSLEKDLRKALARSEFMVVYQPKWDSLMNVTVGLEALLRWRHPEHGIISPGEFIPIAEETGLIVPITYWMLHDVCGQNMLWHKAKVANVAVSINMSARMFENGSLYDVVEEALSRAGLEPHFLELEITESIAMNNMEETVAQLSKLRNLGVRVSLDDFGTGFSSLGNLDEIPVNTLKIDQVFIRKSKMHSKKAIISNIIAIASNLNMEVVAEGVETTEQIELLQSLGCRVMQGFYYGRPMPVNELGQWFIENTA; encoded by the coding sequence ATGGATCAAATGGGAATCCACTATAATATTTGGATTGTTTTACTATCTTTCGCGCTTGCTGCGACTGCAGCCTACTCTGCGCTTAATCTGATTTCACAGGTTTCCCATTCCATGGGCCGGGTCAGGCGTCTTTGGCTGCTCTCTGGTGCCTGCGTGCTTGGAAGCGGAATCTGGGCCATGCATTTTGTAGGCATTCTGGCCAGCCATCTGCCTTTCAAGGTCAGCTACCATCCGGGTACAGCCGTTCTGTCCCTGCTCGTCAGTATGTTCTCCTGTTATGCGGCACTCCAGATAGCGACGGCTTCCCGCCAGAGAATGTGGCGGTTTCTTATCGGAGGTGCAGTACTGGGCGGCGGCATCTCACTTATGCATTATATCGGAATGTCCTCCATGGTGATGGAGGCAAAGGTTCATTATGAGATTAAGACCCAGGTCTTGTCCGTATTGATTGCTCTGCTCGCCGCCTATACCGGAGTATTTATGTTCCGCAGATTTAAGGATTATACAGGCTTTAGCCGCTGGAAGCTGTATTCAGCCCTGTCCATCGCTCTTGCCGTTACCGGAATGCATTATACCAGCCTGACAACAAGCCATCTGCAGTATGAGAACTGGCCGGGAACGAATCCTGTGCTCATGGAGGCCGATGTCATTCTGCTGACCGGCATCTCGCTGGTTACCCTGTTTATGCTGGCACTCTCCGGCGGAGCTGTGTTTCTCGACAGGCATGTGCTGGAGCGTATGGCTTACCATGATCCGCTTACCGAATTGCCGAACCGGCATGGCCTGGAGCGTTATTTCAAGGATGATTTCTTCGGAGGCAACTCGGGAGCCGTGTTCTTTGTCGACTTAGACCGCTTCAAATCCATTAATGACACGCTGGGACATGATATCGGCGACCTGCTGCTGCGGGAAGTCTCAGAAAGGCTGACCCGCTGTGTGGGCGGGAAGGGCAAGGTCTTCCGCCTGGGCGGTGATGAATTCCTGATTGCGCTGCCCGATTGTACGATCGGAGCAGCGGAGGAAGAAGCGCAGCATATTCTGCAGGAGCTTAAGAAGTCTTATAGCATCGAAGGCAATGAACTCTATGTAACGGCCAGTGTAGGGATCAGTATGACCCCGGCACATGGAACGGACCGTTCGGCGCTAATGAAGGCTGCAGATACAGCCTTGTATACCTCCAAGGACTCGGGTAAGAACAAGTTCAGTGTGTTCGATCTGGAGATGAACCGCCATCAGGTACGGCGGATGTCGCTGGAGAAGGATCTGCGCAAGGCCCTGGCCCGGTCGGAGTTCATGGTCGTCTACCAGCCGAAATGGGATTCGCTTATGAATGTTACGGTAGGTCTTGAAGCGCTTCTGCGCTGGAGACATCCGGAGCATGGTATTATCTCTCCGGGGGAATTCATTCCGATTGCCGAGGAGACGGGCCTGATCGTGCCGATTACCTACTGGATGCTGCATGATGTATGCGGACAGAATATGCTCTGGCATAAGGCGAAGGTTGCGAATGTAGCGGTTTCAATCAACATGTCGGCCCGGATGTTTGAGAATGGGAGTCTGTACGATGTGGTGGAAGAAGCGCTGTCGCGTGCGGGTCTGGAGCCGCATTTCCTTGAGCTTGAGATTACAGAATCCATTGCGATGAACAATATGGAAGAAACGGTTGCCCAGCTCTCCAAGCTGCGGAATCTTGGAGTAAGAGTCTCGCTGGATGATTTCGGGACAGGCTTCTCTTCCCTGGGCAATCTGGATGAGATCCCGGTCAATACACTGAAGATTGATCAGGTGTTCATCCGCAAGAGTAAGATGCACTCTAAGAAAGCTATCATCAGTAATATCATTGCCATAGCCAGCAATCTCAATATGGAGGTTGTTGCCGAAGGCGTAGAGACTACAGAGCAGATTGAACTGCTGCAATCCCTCGGCTGCAGGGTGATGCAGGGGTTCTACTACGGCCGTCCAATGCCGGTCAATGAACTGGGTCAATGGTTTATAGAGAATACGGCATGA